A stretch of Helicobacter pylori DNA encodes these proteins:
- a CDS encoding DNA cytosine methyltransferase, protein MLVSRFLNAIDPFNLGVLLSRFQIKNGCIYGVCSYKASKFISGYEESKAQVLNALNTLSAYPIWQSNQESVTKIKGTFVFILENDLHLDENSFYKKLLNLLIDNDFFNRSHLITPSNGTNSHPELHRSITPREAARIQSFSDDYIFYGNKTSVCKQIGNAVPPLLALALGKAILKSARNDTNPSR, encoded by the coding sequence TTGCTTGTTTCTCGCTTTTTAAACGCCATTGATCCCTTTAATTTGGGGGTGTTGTTGAGCCGTTTCCAAATTAAAAATGGTTGTATTTATGGGGTGTGTTCTTACAAGGCTTCAAAATTTATCTCTGGCTATGAAGAAAGCAAAGCGCAAGTTTTAAACGCTCTCAACACTTTAAGCGCATATCCAATTTGGCAATCCAATCAAGAAAGCGTTACAAAAATCAAAGGAACTTTTGTTTTCATTTTAGAAAACGACTTGCATTTAGACGAAAACTCTTTTTACAAGAAACTTTTAAACCTGCTCATAGACAACGACTTTTTTAACCGCTCTCATTTAATAACTCCCAGCAATGGCACCAACTCCCACCCTGAATTGCACCGCTCTATCACGCCCAGAGAAGCCGCCAGGATACAGAGTTTTAGCGATGATTATATCTTTTATGGCAATAAAACGAGCGTTTGCAAGCAAATCGGTAACGCCGTGCCTCCTCTTCTAGCCCTAGCCTTAGGCAAAGCGATCTTAAAAAGCGCAAGAAATGATACAAATCCATCACGCTGA
- a CDS encoding iron permease gives MNTISFFLSLLIYPLFDNFLQKQDTESFKQLKDGFTHFTINNTAINNATECFRIFTKIINPLAFYYGKKGTRKGFLSNTITTKDELNYNRINWRDIGKDKNITRQEYDLINSKRIANSNYLISKAKKVVKQYNDKFNHSLSEVKGENETAQATQMHHIFPVQDFPLIADYIENLIALTPNQHFIYAHPNNQTRLIDKDFQYICLLAKTNTIFNDTQDVYDWKHYIFVLNMGLKTTIFSQVNNKRELLRAIDTFYFDFNKSKDPSWQYLLDKNDLRAFKLKF, from the coding sequence ATGAATACGATAAGTTTTTTTCTCAGCCTATTAATTTATCCTTTATTTGACAACTTTTTACAAAAACAAGACACAGAAAGTTTCAAACAACTAAAAGATGGTTTCACTCATTTTACTATCAATAACACAGCAATCAATAACGCTACGGAATGTTTTAGGATTTTTACTAAAATTATCAATCCTTTAGCTTTTTATTATGGTAAAAAAGGCACAAGAAAAGGGTTTTTATCTAACACTATAACTACAAAAGATGAGCTTAATTACAATCGTATCAATTGGCGAGATATAGGAAAAGATAAAAATATCACCAGACAAGAATACGATCTTATAAACTCTAAAAGGATTGCTAATTCTAACTATCTTATTTCAAAAGCTAAGAAAGTGGTGAAACAATATAATGATAAATTCAATCATTCTCTTTCTGAAGTGAAAGGAGAAAATGAAACAGCGCAAGCCACACAAATGCACCATATTTTCCCTGTTCAAGACTTTCCTCTTATTGCTGATTATATAGAAAATCTTATCGCGCTCACGCCCAATCAGCATTTTATTTACGCCCACCCTAATAATCAAACCCGCTTGATTGATAAAGATTTTCAATATATCTGTTTATTAGCTAAAACAAATACAATTTTTAATGACACTCAAGATGTATATGATTGGAAACATTACATTTTTGTGTTGAATATGGGTCTCAAAACAACTATCTTTTCTCAAGTCAATAATAAACGGGAATTATTGCGAGCAATAGATACTTTTTATTTTGATTTTAACAAGAGCAAAGATCCAAGTTGGCAATATTTGCTAGATAAAAACGATTTAAGAGCTTTCAAGCTAAAATTTTAA
- a CDS encoding adenine/cytosine DNA methyltransferase, with protein MLFDQTLTYISLFSGAGVGCYGLLEEGFECIATNETLEKRLNIQRINNKCKFDEGYICGDIKELEIKEKILKRIEFYSKNFGNDRVDLVVATPPCQGMSVANHKKKNDEIKRNSLVIESVDLIKQIKPRFFILENVPSFYKTGCIDKNDNLLEIGTMIEQNLSGDYMLYDEVINFKNFGANSSRTRTLVIGVCKEFKDFVSALEFFPDFKEEKTLKEVIGSLKPLTWGEYDSADFYHSFRTYPKHMQEWIKDLKEGQSAFENAELNKKPHKMVGNKIVLNVSKNGDKYKRQKYHSVAPCIHTRNDQMASQNTIHPKDDRVFSIRELMLLMNIPSRFKWLDSELQELNALNQQEKEKISKQNEMNIRQSIGEAVPTIIFKQIALKIKNFMSQIHLSYKEIIKFIDLHSLSEPQNLKRFILENKNKIARASLVSLAEMANSKRIEKSAYFTNPFIINEIAKLLPSFKQESVTIIEPSVGCGNFLSALFKKYASVKKVYLKCIDIDKNSLEILEILYKDCIPNNFEIELICTDFLAYECGKVDLIVGNPPFGKTHERFKGYSLGLTHLAGIFLEKSLKLANFTAMVMPKNLLNTKEYAETRTKLEKKGVGAILDFGELGFKGVLVETIAIVTQKSKEILARSLPLNLSIKQKPSYIFDKRLPYWVIYRNAFFDKVFHSMQFGLFEVFRDRQITNSVLVKNGIRVIKSRNIDENGKIISVENYDSYIQKEVLNPFKIASFLDRDDVYLTPNMTYKPRILKKEKGYVVNGSVAILIPKNPISLSKKQCDYISSVEFRDFYKIARNYQTRTLNIDSMSCFWFGILKDS; from the coding sequence ATGCTCTTTGATCAAACCTTAACCTATATTTCTTTATTTTCTGGGGCAGGAGTGGGGTGCTATGGGCTTTTAGAAGAGGGGTTTGAATGCATTGCAACCAATGAAACTTTAGAAAAACGCTTGAATATCCAAAGAATCAACAATAAATGCAAATTTGATGAAGGGTATATTTGTGGGGACATTAAAGAGCTAGAGATAAAAGAAAAAATTTTAAAACGAATTGAATTTTATTCTAAAAATTTTGGTAATGATAGGGTTGATTTAGTGGTAGCAACCCCACCTTGTCAAGGCATGAGCGTAGCCAATCATAAAAAGAAAAACGATGAAATCAAACGGAATTCTTTGGTTATTGAGAGCGTTGATTTGATCAAACAAATCAAGCCCCGATTTTTTATTTTAGAAAATGTCCCTAGTTTTTATAAAACAGGTTGTATAGACAAAAATGATAATTTATTAGAAATAGGAACTATGATAGAGCAAAATTTGAGTGGCGATTATATGCTCTATGATGAGGTAATCAATTTTAAAAATTTTGGAGCTAATTCAAGCCGAACAAGAACTTTAGTGATAGGGGTTTGTAAAGAGTTTAAAGATTTTGTGAGTGCGTTAGAATTTTTCCCTGATTTTAAAGAAGAAAAAACCTTAAAAGAAGTGATAGGCTCGTTAAAACCACTTACTTGGGGCGAGTATGATAGTGCAGATTTTTATCATAGTTTTAGAACTTATCCAAAGCATATGCAAGAATGGATTAAAGATTTAAAAGAAGGACAAAGCGCGTTTGAGAATGCAGAATTAAACAAAAAGCCCCATAAAATGGTTGGCAATAAGATTGTCTTAAATGTTTCTAAAAATGGCGATAAATATAAAAGGCAAAAATATCATAGCGTTGCTCCTTGCATTCATACAAGAAACGACCAGATGGCTAGCCAAAACACGATTCACCCCAAAGATGACAGAGTGTTTTCCATTAGAGAGCTGATGCTTTTAATGAATATCCCTAGCCGTTTTAAGTGGTTAGATTCAGAATTACAAGAATTAAACGCCCTTAACCAACAAGAAAAAGAAAAAATCTCCAAACAAAACGAAATGAACATCAGACAAAGTATCGGCGAAGCTGTTCCAACGATTATTTTTAAGCAAATCGCTTTAAAAATTAAAAATTTTATGTCTCAAATCCATTTAAGCTATAAAGAAATCATTAAGTTTATTGATTTGCATTCTTTATCAGAGCCACAAAATTTAAAGCGATTTATTTTAGAAAATAAAAACAAGATTGCAAGAGCGAGTTTGGTGAGTTTGGCAGAAATGGCTAATTCTAAACGCATAGAAAAAAGCGCGTATTTTACAAACCCTTTTATTATTAATGAGATAGCGAAGTTATTGCCAAGTTTTAAACAAGAGAGCGTTACCATCATAGAGCCAAGTGTAGGGTGTGGGAATTTCTTAAGCGCTCTTTTTAAAAAATACGCTTCTGTTAAAAAAGTTTATTTGAAGTGTATAGATATTGATAAAAATAGTTTAGAAATTTTAGAGATTTTATATAAAGATTGCATTCCTAACAACTTTGAGATAGAATTGATTTGCACAGATTTTCTAGCCTATGAATGCGGCAAAGTGGATTTAATTGTGGGAAATCCTCCTTTTGGCAAAACGCATGAAAGATTTAAAGGTTATAGTTTAGGGCTCACTCATTTAGCAGGGATTTTTTTAGAAAAGTCTTTAAAACTAGCTAACTTTACAGCGATGGTTATGCCTAAAAACCTTTTAAACACTAAAGAGTATGCAGAAACCAGAACTAAGCTTGAAAAAAAGGGAGTAGGAGCGATTTTAGATTTTGGCGAGCTTGGTTTTAAGGGTGTTTTAGTAGAAACAATTGCTATTGTTACACAAAAATCAAAAGAAATTTTAGCACGTTCATTACCCCTAAATCTAAGCATCAAACAAAAGCCAAGCTATATTTTTGACAAGCGGTTGCCCTATTGGGTTATCTATCGCAACGCTTTTTTTGATAAGGTGTTTCATTCCATGCAGTTTGGTCTTTTTGAAGTGTTTAGAGACAGACAAATCACTAATTCTGTGTTGGTTAAAAATGGTATTCGTGTGATTAAATCTCGCAATATTGATGAAAACGGAAAGATTATTAGCGTTGAAAATTACGATAGCTACATTCAAAAAGAGGTTTTAAACCCGTTCAAGATAGCTTCATTTTTAGACAGAGATGATGTCTATTTAACCCCCAATATGACCTATAAACCAAGGATTTTAAAAAAAGAAAAAGGCTATGTGGTTAATGGATCTGTGGCTATTTTAATCCCTAAAAACCCTATATCTTTAAGCAAGAAACAATGCGATTATATTTCTAGCGTTGAATTTAGAGATTTTTATAAAATCGCTAGGAATTATCAAACGCGCACCTTAAATATTGATAGCATGAGTTGCTTTTGGTTTGGGATTTTAAAGGATAGCTAA
- the rocF gene encoding arginase, translating to MILVGLEAELGASKRGTDKGVRRLREALSATHGDVIKGMQTIIQERCVLYKEFRYAKNFEDYYLFCKENLIPCMKEVFEKKEFPLILSSEHANMFGIFQAFRSVHKDKKIGILYLDAHADIHTAYDSDTKHIHGMPLGMVLNRVRSGVNRMSESEEKAWQKLCSLGLEKGGLEIDPKCLVYFGVRSTEQSERDVIKELEIPLFSVGAIRENMQGVVQKTKESLKAVDIIYLSLDLDIMDGKLFTSTGVRENNGLSFDELKQLLGLLLESFKDRLGALEVTEYNPTVSAKHDNEEEKQVLEILDLIINRCKIKDKERSFAMSR from the coding sequence ATGATTTTAGTAGGATTGGAAGCGGAATTAGGAGCGTCAAAAAGAGGCACCGATAAAGGGGTTAGGCGTTTGAGAGAAGCTTTAAGCGCAACGCATGGCGATGTGATTAAAGGCATGCAAACGATTATTCAAGAGCGGTGCGTGCTTTATAAAGAGTTTAGATACGCTAAGAATTTTGAAGATTACTACCTTTTTTGTAAAGAAAATCTGATCCCTTGCATGAAAGAAGTGTTTGAGAAAAAAGAATTCCCTTTGATTTTAAGCTCAGAGCATGCGAACATGTTTGGGATTTTCCAAGCCTTTAGGAGCGTTCATAAAGACAAAAAAATAGGGATTTTGTATTTAGACGCGCATGCGGATATTCATACGGCTTATGACAGCGATACAAAGCACATTCACGGCATGCCTTTAGGCATGGTTTTAAATCGTGTCCGTAGCGGGGTTAATCGCATGAGCGAGAGCGAAGAAAAGGCATGGCAAAAGCTTTGCTCTTTGGGGTTAGAAAAGGGAGGGTTAGAAATTGATCCTAAATGTTTGGTGTATTTTGGGGTAAGAAGCACAGAACAGAGCGAAAGAGATGTGATTAAGGAATTAGAAATTCCTTTATTTAGCGTGGGTGCGATAAGAGAAAACATGCAAGGAGTGGTTCAAAAAACCAAAGAATCATTAAAAGCGGTGGATATTATTTACCTTAGCTTGGATTTAGACATTATGGATGGCAAGCTTTTCACTTCTACCGGCGTGCGTGAAAATAACGGGCTGAGTTTTGATGAATTAAAGCAATTATTGGGCTTGCTTTTAGAAAGTTTTAAAGACCGATTAGGAGCACTTGAGGTAACCGAATACAACCCCACAGTGAGCGCCAAACACGACAACGAAGAAGAAAAGCAGGTTTTAGAAATTTTGGATCTTATCATCAATCGCTGTAAAATTAAAGACAAGGAGCGATCTTTTGCAATGAGTCGCTGA
- a CDS encoding TonB-dependent receptor family protein, with translation MHKKVLLALTASLICQESLFAKEKDYTLGKVSTAGKKDKSDYSGQVNLGYSGITAPKSWQDEEVKKYTGSRTVISNKALTQQANQSIEEALQNVPGLQIRNATGVGAMPTIQIRGFGAGGSGHSDATLMLVNGIPVYMAPYAHIELDIFPVTFQAIDRIDVIKGGGSVQYGPNTYGGIVNIITKPIPTQWENQAAERITYWAKARNAGFAAPPDKTGDPSFIKSLGNNLLYNTYVRSGGMINKHVGIQAQANWVRGQGFRDNSPSNISNYWLDGVYDINESNGIKAYYQYYDFAIAQPGSLSEQDYKINRFANLRPLNQKGGRSQRFGAVYENRFGDLDKVGGTFSFTYYGQLMTRDFQVSSSYNSANMVTCFSEAACRAAGLPAGYNLAVPYYATNYNGWAEVENPVRSINNAFEPKVNLIVNTGKVKQTFIMGLRFMTTTFLQRQYLNTNECTTKTSGEGAGFLCEGANVMSGWKPHIKHGVYRNWNNWRNNYTAVYLSDRIEAWDGRFFIVPGLRYAFVQYNNENAANWAQIPEKDLRKIKHMNNWMPSTNIGFIPVQGDHNVLTYFNYQRSFVPPQLDVLSYGGAEYFTQHFDTVEAGARYTYKDKFSFNADYFRIWARDFATGQYSVYTSGPMKGNVRPINGYSQGVELELYYRPIRGLQFHAAFNYIDTRVTSHGPLTDLNGDVLKGTSYNKHFPFVSPFQFILDARYNWRKTTIGISSYFYSRAYSGISNSAAGGYYGMQYYSGGNNYESVLNSGYQCEAWCMTQHEGLLPWYWVWNIQVSQIFWENGRHRVTGSLQINNIFNMKYYFTGIGSSPAGLQPAPGRSVTAYLNYTF, from the coding sequence TTGCATAAAAAAGTTCTGTTGGCTTTAACTGCTAGTTTGATTTGCCAAGAGTCTTTGTTCGCTAAGGAAAAAGACTACACTTTGGGCAAGGTTTCTACTGCCGGGAAAAAGGATAAATCCGATTATTCTGGGCAGGTCAATTTGGGTTATAGCGGGATTACCGCGCCTAAGAGTTGGCAAGATGAAGAAGTGAAAAAATACACAGGAAGCCGCACGGTGATCTCTAATAAAGCGCTCACCCAACAAGCTAACCAAAGCATTGAAGAAGCTTTACAGAATGTCCCGGGTCTGCAAATTAGGAATGCGACAGGTGTGGGGGCTATGCCCACTATCCAAATCCGTGGCTTTGGAGCTGGAGGTTCAGGGCATAGCGATGCGACGCTGATGTTAGTTAATGGTATTCCTGTTTATATGGCCCCCTACGCTCACATTGAGCTAGACATTTTCCCCGTTACCTTTCAAGCCATTGATCGCATTGATGTGATCAAGGGTGGAGGCAGCGTGCAATACGGGCCTAACACTTATGGGGGTATTGTCAATATCATCACTAAGCCTATCCCTACTCAATGGGAAAACCAAGCGGCTGAAAGGATCACTTATTGGGCTAAGGCTAGAAACGCTGGGTTTGCCGCTCCCCCTGATAAAACCGGCGATCCTTCTTTCATCAAGTCTTTAGGCAACAACCTCCTCTATAACACTTATGTGAGAAGCGGAGGGATGATCAATAAGCATGTGGGTATCCAAGCGCAAGCTAACTGGGTTAGAGGACAAGGCTTTAGGGACAATAGCCCCTCTAATATTTCAAACTATTGGCTAGATGGGGTCTATGACATCAATGAAAGCAATGGGATTAAAGCCTATTACCAATACTACGATTTTGCTATCGCTCAACCGGGATCACTCAGCGAGCAAGATTACAAAATAAACCGCTTCGCTAATTTGCGCCCCTTAAACCAAAAAGGCGGGCGCTCACAACGCTTTGGGGCTGTGTATGAAAACCGCTTCGGGGATTTAGACAAAGTGGGCGGGACTTTTAGCTTCACCTACTATGGGCAGTTGATGACTAGGGACTTTCAAGTGAGCTCTAGCTACAATAGCGCTAACATGGTTACTTGTTTTAGCGAAGCGGCATGTAGGGCGGCGGGACTTCCGGCAGGGTATAACTTGGCTGTGCCTTATTATGCCACTAACTACAATGGTTGGGCAGAAGTAGAAAACCCTGTGCGCTCCATTAACAACGCTTTTGAGCCTAAAGTGAATCTGATCGTCAATACCGGGAAAGTCAAGCAAACCTTTATCATGGGCTTGCGTTTCATGACCACCACTTTTTTACAGCGCCAATACTTAAACACCAATGAATGCACCACCAAAACGAGCGGTGAGGGGGCAGGATTCTTGTGTGAGGGTGCTAACGTGATGAGCGGTTGGAAACCCCACATCAAGCATGGCGTTTATAGAAACTGGAATAACTGGCGTAACAATTACACAGCAGTTTATTTGAGCGATCGCATTGAAGCTTGGGATGGGCGCTTTTTTATTGTGCCTGGTTTGCGCTACGCTTTTGTGCAATACAACAACGAAAATGCGGCTAATTGGGCGCAAATCCCTGAGAAGGATTTAAGAAAAATCAAGCACATGAACAATTGGATGCCCTCAACCAACATTGGCTTTATCCCTGTGCAAGGCGATCACAATGTGCTTACCTACTTCAACTACCAACGCTCTTTCGTCCCGCCTCAATTAGACGTTTTGAGCTATGGAGGAGCGGAGTATTTCACCCAACACTTTGACACGGTGGAAGCAGGAGCGCGCTACACCTATAAAGATAAATTCAGCTTCAATGCGGACTACTTTAGGATTTGGGCACGCGATTTTGCCACCGGGCAGTATTCAGTCTATACAAGCGGCCCCATGAAAGGTAATGTGCGCCCCATTAATGGCTATTCTCAAGGCGTGGAGCTGGAATTGTATTACAGGCCTATTAGAGGGTTGCAATTCCATGCCGCTTTCAACTACATTGACACTCGTGTAACCAGCCATGGCCCTTTAACCGACTTGAACGGGGATGTGCTAAAAGGGACTAGCTATAACAAGCATTTCCCTTTTGTAAGCCCTTTCCAGTTCATTCTTGACGCTCGTTACAATTGGCGTAAAACCACCATTGGTATTTCTAGCTATTTTTATAGCCGTGCTTATAGTGGGATTAGCAACAGTGCAGCAGGAGGCTATTATGGGATGCAATATTATAGTGGGGGGAACAACTATGAAAGCGTTCTTAATAGCGGCTATCAATGCGAAGCTTGGTGTATGACCCAGCATGAAGGACTCTTGCCTTGGTATTGGGTGTGGAATATCCAAGTGAGCCAAATTTTTTGGGAAAACGGACGACACAGAGTTACAGGAAGCTTGCAAATCAACAACATCTTCAACATGAAGTATTATTTTACAGGGATTGGCTCTAGCCCTGCAGGCTTGCAACCCGCGCCTGGAAGATCGGTTACAGCGTATTTGAACTACACTTTCTAA